One window from the genome of Lacerta agilis isolate rLacAgi1 chromosome 16, rLacAgi1.pri, whole genome shotgun sequence encodes:
- the KDM5C gene encoding lysine-specific demethylase 5C isoform X1 has product MESREELGEQTEAGDQGQGDWAPREEKGERGVRGSRAERGPSGESWEHGDCGERGPRSEKAERGAKGERGAPRGDKAEQGDGGPRGDRALRPPRGADQADRGLWGAEQGEWVERGPAWAGEAEPPLPPEDFLPPPECPVFEPSWAEFSDPLGYIAKIRPIAEKSGICKIRPPADWQPPFAVEVDNFRFTPRIQRLNELEAQTRVKLNYLDQIAKFWEIQGSALKIPNVERRILDLYSLSKIVMEEGGYEAICKDRRWARVAQRLSYPSGKNIGSLLRSHYERIIYPYEMYQSGANLVQCNTHPFDNEEKDKEYKPHSIPLRQSVQPSKFNSYGRRAKRLQQEESESCLEPPSAPALLPERAPQAWPEPTEEDIEKNPELKKLQIYGAGPKMLGLGLVAKDKNMRKKDKEMPECPPTVIVKEEAPVPETKLEPTSPRRYANMKEELRHSPEPCTKMTMRLRRNHNTQFIESFVCRICARGDEDDKLLLCDGCDDNYHIFCLLPPLPEIPKGVWRCPKCVMAECKRPPEAFGFEQATREYTLQSFGEMADSFKADYFNMPVHMVPTELVEKEFWRLVNSIEEDVTVEYGADIHSKEFGSGFPINDGKRQLSPEEAEYAASGWNLNVMPVLKQSVLCHINADISGMKVPWLYVGMVFSAFCWHIEDHWSYSINYLHWGEPKTWYGVPSFAAEHLEDVMKKLTPELFESQPDLLHQLVTLMNPNTLMAHGVPVVRTNQCAGEFVITFPRAYHSGFNQGYNFAEAVNFCTADWLPAGRQCIEHYRRLRRYCVFSHEELICKMAACPEKLDLNLAAAVHKEMFILVQEERKLRKALLDKGITEAEREAFELLPDDERQCDKCKTTCFLSALACYDCPDCLVCLYHINDLCKCPSSKQYLRYRYTLDELPAMLHKLKVRAECFDMWANKVRIALEVEDGRKRTLEELRALESEARERKFPENELLHRLKSCLSEAEKCVSEALGLISSQETGEPSVHMTVEELRVFLEQMSNLPCVMHQIKEVQGVLEKVEAFQAEVQEALQDLPGNSPELHRLLAQGTCLGVEVPEMELLERQVQQAVWLEEVKQTLRSPQDKVTLSVMRALITSGCGVAPSLAVDKAMAELQELLTIAQRWEEKAQMCLEARQKHPPATLEAIIKEAENIPVHLPNILSLKEALSKAQAWIADVEEIQNGDHYPCLDDLEGLVAVGRDLPVRLEELRHLEVQVATAHSWREKASKTFLKKNSCYTLLEVLCPCADADSDSVKRTKWQREKEPGLYKSDTESLGLSAQDLRDPGSVQILAFKEGEQKEKAGILRLRQSNAQKPVPSTHSPPGGQYCVCSQPPSPAMLQCELCQDWFHTTCVTWPRLGNPRPSPAWWEWEAKFLCPLCQRSRRPRLETILALLVALQKLPVRLPEGEALQCLTERAITWQDRARQLLASSEVAAALERLAGLRQRLVGDSAKEAGALKESSCNEQTKVSLENGDSTAPEKNGSCASDLETLCSYLPRLQGPVLEVTDAIRLPLEELLMEGDLLEVTLDESQSIWRLLQAASVPQLDKFHQLLDLEQAERRGTRGRSRDSERRRKRKTERGDYPPLPKEELEPKKIRGADPALPQGGAPPAAGTDCSHNGVGQL; this is encoded by the exons ATGGAGTCCCGGGAGGAGCTGGGGGAGCAGACCGAAGCGGGAGACCAAGGCCAGGGAGACTGGGCGCCTCGCGAGGAAAAAGGGGAGCGAGGGGTGCGGGGTTCGAGGGCGGAGAGAGGCCCCTCAGGCGAGAGTTGGGAGCACGGGGATTGTGGGGAGCGTGGTCCCAGGTCAGAGAAGGCCGAGCGGGGTGCCAAGGGGGAGCGAGGGGCTCCCAGGGGCGACAAGGCTGAGCAAGGGGATGGGGGTCCCCGGGGAGATCGAGCTCTTCGGCCTCCCAGAGGGGCGGACCAGGCGGACCGGGGGTTGTGGGGGGCAGAGCAAGGCGAGTGGGTGGAGCGTGGCCCGGCCTGGGCGGGGGAAGCCGAACCCCCGTTGCCCCCCGAGGATTTCTTGCCGCCGCCCGAGTGTCCCGTCTTTGAGCCCAGTTGGGCTGAATTCAGCGACCCACTAGGTTACATTGCGAAAATCCGGCCCATCGCAGAGAAGAGCGGCATCTGCAAGATCCGCCCTCCTGCC GACTGGCAGCCTCCTTTTGCTGTGGAAGTGGATAACTTCCGGTTTACCCCACGAATACAGAGGCTCAATGAACTAGAG GCACAGACCAGAGTGAAGCTGAACTATTTAGACCAGATTGCAAAGTTTTGGGAAATCCAAGGTTCTGCACTGAAAATCCCCAATGTAGAGAGGCGAATCCTTGACTTGTACAGCCTCAGCAAA ATTGTGATGGAGGAAGGTGGATATGAAGCCATCTGCAAGGATCGCCGGTGGGCACGAGTGGCTCAACGCCTTTCCTATCCATCGGGGAAGAACATTGGATCCCTTCTTCGCTCCCACTATGAGCGCATAATCTACCCTTATGAAATGTACCAGTCCGGTGCCAACTTGGTG CAGTGCAATACCCATCCATTTGACAATGAAGAGAAAGACAAGGAGTATAAGCCACACAGCATCCCATTGCGCCAATCAGTTCAGCCATCCAAGTTCAACAGCTATGGGCGCCGGGCCAAGCGTCTGCAGCAGGAG GAATCCGAATCGTGCCTTGAGCCTCCCAGCGCCCCAGCTCTGTTACCTGAGCGAGCGCCTCAAGCATGG CCAGAGCCAACAGAGGAAGACATTGAGAAGAATCCAGAACTGAAGAAACTCCAGATTTATGGTGCTGGGCCTAAAATGCTCGGTTTGGGGCTTGTGGCCAAGGACAAGAATATGCGCAAGAAAG ACAAGGAGATGCCTGAGTGCCCTCCAACAGTGATAGTGAAAGAGGAAGCCCCTGTTCCAGAGACTAAGCTGGAGCCCACATCACCCCGACGCTATGCAAACATGAAGGAGGAGCTGAGGCACAGTCCAGAACCTTGCACCAAGATGACAATGCGCCTACGTCGCAACCACAACACTCAGTTT ATTGAGTCTTTTGTTTGTCGTATCTGTGCACGGGGAGATGAGGATGACAAGCTCTTGTTATGTGATGGCTGTGATGACAACTACCACATCTTCTGCCTATTGCCCCCCTTACCTGAAATTCCAAAAGGCGTCTGGAGGTGTCCTAAATGTGTCATGGCG GAATGCAAACGCCCCCCAGAGGCTTTTGGGTTTGAGCAGGCCACTCGAGAGTACACACTACAGAGCTTTGGCGAGATGGCAGATTCTTTCAAGGCGGACTATTTCAATATGCCTGTACAT ATGGTGCCAACAGAGCTGGTGGAAAAGGAGTTCTGGCGCTTAGTTAACAGCATTGAAGAAGATGTAACAGTGGAGTATGGGGCTGATATCCATTCCAAGGAATTTGGAAGTGGCTTCCCCATCAATGATGGCAAAAGGCAGCTCTCTCCAGAAGAAGCG GAGTATGCAGCTAGCGGCTGGAACCTCAATGTGATGCCAGTGCTGAAGCAGTCAGTGCTATGCCACATAAATGCTGATATTTCGGGCATGAAGGTTCCGTGGCTCTACGTGGGCATGGTGTTCTCTGCTTTCTGCTGGCACATCGAGGATCATTGGAGTTACTCTATTAACTACCTCCACTG GGGTGAGCCCAAAACCTGGTATGGGGTTCCATCATTTGCTGCTGAACATCTGGAAGACGTAATGAAGAAGCTGACCCCAGAACTGTTTGAGAGTCAACCAGACTTGTTGCACCAGTTGGTGACGCTCATGAACCCCAACACACTCATGGCTCATGGGGTCCCA GTTGTCCGAACCAACCAGTGTGCTGGAGAGTTTGTCATTACCTTCCCTAGAGCCTATCACAGTGGTTTCAACCAGGGCTATAACTTTGCTGAAGCAGTAAACTTCTGTACTGCTGACTGG ttGCCAGCTGGTCGTCAGTGCATTGAGCACTACCGCCGCCTCCGTAGATATTGTGTGTTCTCACATGAGGAGCTTATCTGTAAGATGGCTGCTTGCCCTGAGAAGCTGGACCTGAACTTAGCAGCTGCTGTGCACAAAGAGATGTTTATTCTGGTGCAAGAGGAGCGCAAATTGCGCAAGGCTCTTCTTGACAAG GGTATCACGGAGGCAGAGCGGGAGGCCTTTGAGCTGCTCCCAGATGATGAGCGCCAATGTGACAAGTGCAAGACAACCTGTTTCTTGTCAGCACTAGCTTGCTATGATTGTCCAGATTGTCTTGTCTGCCTCTACCACATCAATGACCTCTGCAAGTGCCCCAGCAGCAAACAGTACCTCAG GTATCGGTACACTCTGGATGAGCTCCCAGCCATGTTACACAAGCTGAAGGTTCGAGCAGAGTGCTTTGACATGTGGGCCAACAAGGTTCGAATTGCTTTGGAAGTCGAAGATGGACGCAAAAGAA CCTTGGAGGAATTGCGTGCCCTAGAGTCTGAGGCGCGTGAGAGGAAGTTTCCTGAGAATGAGCTCCTTCATCGACTCAAAAGCTGCTTGAGTGAAGCAGAGAAGTGTGTCTCAGAGGCCCTGGGTCTGATAAGCAGCCAAGAAACTGG GGAACCATCAGTCCATATGACAGTGGAAGAATTACGTGTTTTCCTAGAGCAAATGAGCAACTTGCCTTGTGTCATGCACCAAATCAAAGAAGTCCAG GGTGTGTTGGAGAAGGTGGAAGCTTTCCAAGCTGAGGTTCAGGAAGCTCTACAGGATCTCCCAGGCAACTCCCCAGAGCTGCACAGACTGCTGGCTCAGGGAACATGCCTAGGGGTGGAGGTGCCAGAGATGGAACTACTGGAGAGACAGGTGCAACAGGCTGTCTGGCTGGAGGAGGTCAAGCAGACTCTACGTTCACCCCAAGATAAAGTCACTCTATCTGTTATGAGAGCACTCATCACCTCTGGTTGTGGGGTTGCACCTAGCCTTGCTGTGGACAAAGCCATGGCTGAACTACAGGAGTTACTCACTATTGCCCAGCGTTGGGAGGAAAAAGCCCAGATGTGCCTGGAGGCCAG GCAGAAGCACCCACCAGCTACACTAGAGGCCATCATCAAAGAGGCAGAGAACATCCCAGTGCACCTTCCCAATATCCTGTCACTCAAGGAGGCTCTTTCTAAGGCACAGGCTTGGATTGCTGATGTTGAGGAGATCCAG AATGGAGATCATTATCCTTGCCTGGATGACCTGGAGGGGCTTGTAGCTGTGGGTAGGGATTTGCCGGTGCGTCTGGAGGAACTGCGTCACTTAGAAGTGCAAGTGGCTACTGCACATTCCTGGCGGGAAAAGGCCTCCAAAACCTTCCTCAAAAAGAATTCCTGTTACACGTTACTTGAG GTGCTGTGCCCATGTGCTGATGCCGACTCGGACAGTGTCAAACGCACCAAGTGGCAGCGGGAGAAGGAACCAGGCCTATACAAATCTGATACAGAAAGCCTGGGCCTCTCAGCACAAGACCTCAGGGACCCTGGCTCCGTT CAGATCTTGGCCTTCAAAGAAGGCGAGCAGAAGGAGAAAGCGGGGATCCTACGCCTACGTCAGTCAAATGCCCAGAAGCCTGTGCCATCAACGCACAGTCCTCCTGGGGGCCAGTACTGTGTATGTTCCCAGCCTCCAAGCCCTGCTATGCTGCAGTGTGAACTGTGTCAGGACTGGTTCCACACCACCTGTGTGACTTGGCCCCGCCTTGGCAACCCCCGCCCCTCTCCTGCATGGTGGGAATGGGAAGCAAAATTCCTCTGCCCACTCTGCCAGCGCTCTCGCCGGCCCCGCCTGGAGACGATCCTGGCTCTGCTTGTAGCCCTACAGAAGCTTCCTGTGCGACTGCCTGAGGGAGAAGCTCTACAGTGCTTGACAGAGCGAGCCATTACATGGCAGGACCGTGCCCGCCAGCTCCTAGCCTCCTCAGAAGTAGCAGCTGCCTTGGAGCGCCTGGCGGGGCTGCGGCAGCGACTGGTTGGAGATTCGGCCAAGGAGGCAGGTGCTCTCAAAGAGAGCAGCTGTAATGAACAGACCAAG GTTTCCTTGGAGAACGGAGACTCCACAGCTCCAGAAAAGAATGGCTCCTGTGCCTCAG ACCTGGAGACGCTCTGCTCTTACCTGCCACGGCTGCAGGGCCCTGTACTGGAGGTGACAGATGCCATTCGCCTACCCCTGGAGGAGCTGCTAATGGAGGGAGATCTTCTGGAGGTGACGCTAGATGAGAGCCAGAGCATTTGGCGCCTGCTGCAGGCTGCTTCTGTTCCCCAGCTCGACAAATTCCACCAACTGCTAGAT CTGGAGCAAGCAGAGCGGCGTGGCACCCGTGGGAGAAGCCGAGACTCTGAGCGAAGGCGGAAGCGGAAGACAGAGCGTGGCGACTATCCACCCTTGCCCAAGGAGGAATTAGAGCCAAAGAAGATCCGGGGGGCAGACCCAGCGCTGCCTCAGGGTGGGGCTCCCCCTGCAGCAGGCACAGATTGCAGCCACAATGGAGTTGGG CAGTTGTGA
- the KDM5C gene encoding lysine-specific demethylase 5C isoform X6, which yields MESREELGEQTEAGDQGQGDWAPREEKGERGVRGSRAERGPSGESWEHGDCGERGPRSEKAERGAKGERGAPRGDKAEQGDGGPRGDRALRPPRGADQADRGLWGAEQGEWVERGPAWAGEAEPPLPPEDFLPPPECPVFEPSWAEFSDPLGYIAKIRPIAEKSGICKIRPPADWQPPFAVEVDNFRFTPRIQRLNELEAQTRVKLNYLDQIAKFWEIQGSALKIPNVERRILDLYSLSKIVMEEGGYEAICKDRRWARVAQRLSYPSGKNIGSLLRSHYERIIYPYEMYQSGANLVQCNTHPFDNEEKDKEYKPHSIPLRQSVQPSKFNSYGRRAKRLQQEPEPTEEDIEKNPELKKLQIYGAGPKMLGLGLVAKDKNMRKKDKEMPECPPTVIVKEEAPVPETKLEPTSPRRYANMKEELRHSPEPCTKMTMRLRRNHNTQFIESFVCRICARGDEDDKLLLCDGCDDNYHIFCLLPPLPEIPKGVWRCPKCVMAECKRPPEAFGFEQATREYTLQSFGEMADSFKADYFNMPVHMVPTELVEKEFWRLVNSIEEDVTVEYGADIHSKEFGSGFPINDGKRQLSPEEAEYAASGWNLNVMPVLKQSVLCHINADISGMKVPWLYVGMVFSAFCWHIEDHWSYSINYLHWGEPKTWYGVPSFAAEHLEDVMKKLTPELFESQPDLLHQLVTLMNPNTLMAHGVPVVRTNQCAGEFVITFPRAYHSGFNQGYNFAEAVNFCTADWLPAGRQCIEHYRRLRRYCVFSHEELICKMAACPEKLDLNLAAAVHKEMFILVQEERKLRKALLDKGITEAEREAFELLPDDERQCDKCKTTCFLSALACYDCPDCLVCLYHINDLCKCPSSKQYLRYRYTLDELPAMLHKLKVRAECFDMWANKVRIALEVEDGRKRTLEELRALESEARERKFPENELLHRLKSCLSEAEKCVSEALGLISSQETGEPSVHMTVEELRVFLEQMSNLPCVMHQIKEVQGVLEKVEAFQAEVQEALQDLPGNSPELHRLLAQGTCLGVEVPEMELLERQVQQAVWLEEVKQTLRSPQDKVTLSVMRALITSGCGVAPSLAVDKAMAELQELLTIAQRWEEKAQMCLEARQKHPPATLEAIIKEAENIPVHLPNILSLKEALSKAQAWIADVEEIQNGDHYPCLDDLEGLVAVGRDLPVRLEELRHLEVQVATAHSWREKASKTFLKKNSCYTLLEVLCPCADADSDSVKRTKWQREKEPGLYKSDTESLGLSAQDLRDPGSVILAFKEGEQKEKAGILRLRQSNAQKPVPSTHSPPGGQYCVCSQPPSPAMLQCELCQDWFHTTCVTWPRLGNPRPSPAWWEWEAKFLCPLCQRSRRPRLETILALLVALQKLPVRLPEGEALQCLTERAITWQDRARQLLASSEVAAALERLAGLRQRLVGDSAKEAGALKESSCNEQTKVSLENGDSTAPEKNGSCASDLETLCSYLPRLQGPVLEVTDAIRLPLEELLMEGDLLEVTLDESQSIWRLLQAASVPQLDKFHQLLDLEQAERRGTRGRSRDSERRRKRKTERGDYPPLPKEELEPKKIRGADPALPQGGAPPAAGTDCSHNGVGQL from the exons ATGGAGTCCCGGGAGGAGCTGGGGGAGCAGACCGAAGCGGGAGACCAAGGCCAGGGAGACTGGGCGCCTCGCGAGGAAAAAGGGGAGCGAGGGGTGCGGGGTTCGAGGGCGGAGAGAGGCCCCTCAGGCGAGAGTTGGGAGCACGGGGATTGTGGGGAGCGTGGTCCCAGGTCAGAGAAGGCCGAGCGGGGTGCCAAGGGGGAGCGAGGGGCTCCCAGGGGCGACAAGGCTGAGCAAGGGGATGGGGGTCCCCGGGGAGATCGAGCTCTTCGGCCTCCCAGAGGGGCGGACCAGGCGGACCGGGGGTTGTGGGGGGCAGAGCAAGGCGAGTGGGTGGAGCGTGGCCCGGCCTGGGCGGGGGAAGCCGAACCCCCGTTGCCCCCCGAGGATTTCTTGCCGCCGCCCGAGTGTCCCGTCTTTGAGCCCAGTTGGGCTGAATTCAGCGACCCACTAGGTTACATTGCGAAAATCCGGCCCATCGCAGAGAAGAGCGGCATCTGCAAGATCCGCCCTCCTGCC GACTGGCAGCCTCCTTTTGCTGTGGAAGTGGATAACTTCCGGTTTACCCCACGAATACAGAGGCTCAATGAACTAGAG GCACAGACCAGAGTGAAGCTGAACTATTTAGACCAGATTGCAAAGTTTTGGGAAATCCAAGGTTCTGCACTGAAAATCCCCAATGTAGAGAGGCGAATCCTTGACTTGTACAGCCTCAGCAAA ATTGTGATGGAGGAAGGTGGATATGAAGCCATCTGCAAGGATCGCCGGTGGGCACGAGTGGCTCAACGCCTTTCCTATCCATCGGGGAAGAACATTGGATCCCTTCTTCGCTCCCACTATGAGCGCATAATCTACCCTTATGAAATGTACCAGTCCGGTGCCAACTTGGTG CAGTGCAATACCCATCCATTTGACAATGAAGAGAAAGACAAGGAGTATAAGCCACACAGCATCCCATTGCGCCAATCAGTTCAGCCATCCAAGTTCAACAGCTATGGGCGCCGGGCCAAGCGTCTGCAGCAGGAG CCAGAGCCAACAGAGGAAGACATTGAGAAGAATCCAGAACTGAAGAAACTCCAGATTTATGGTGCTGGGCCTAAAATGCTCGGTTTGGGGCTTGTGGCCAAGGACAAGAATATGCGCAAGAAAG ACAAGGAGATGCCTGAGTGCCCTCCAACAGTGATAGTGAAAGAGGAAGCCCCTGTTCCAGAGACTAAGCTGGAGCCCACATCACCCCGACGCTATGCAAACATGAAGGAGGAGCTGAGGCACAGTCCAGAACCTTGCACCAAGATGACAATGCGCCTACGTCGCAACCACAACACTCAGTTT ATTGAGTCTTTTGTTTGTCGTATCTGTGCACGGGGAGATGAGGATGACAAGCTCTTGTTATGTGATGGCTGTGATGACAACTACCACATCTTCTGCCTATTGCCCCCCTTACCTGAAATTCCAAAAGGCGTCTGGAGGTGTCCTAAATGTGTCATGGCG GAATGCAAACGCCCCCCAGAGGCTTTTGGGTTTGAGCAGGCCACTCGAGAGTACACACTACAGAGCTTTGGCGAGATGGCAGATTCTTTCAAGGCGGACTATTTCAATATGCCTGTACAT ATGGTGCCAACAGAGCTGGTGGAAAAGGAGTTCTGGCGCTTAGTTAACAGCATTGAAGAAGATGTAACAGTGGAGTATGGGGCTGATATCCATTCCAAGGAATTTGGAAGTGGCTTCCCCATCAATGATGGCAAAAGGCAGCTCTCTCCAGAAGAAGCG GAGTATGCAGCTAGCGGCTGGAACCTCAATGTGATGCCAGTGCTGAAGCAGTCAGTGCTATGCCACATAAATGCTGATATTTCGGGCATGAAGGTTCCGTGGCTCTACGTGGGCATGGTGTTCTCTGCTTTCTGCTGGCACATCGAGGATCATTGGAGTTACTCTATTAACTACCTCCACTG GGGTGAGCCCAAAACCTGGTATGGGGTTCCATCATTTGCTGCTGAACATCTGGAAGACGTAATGAAGAAGCTGACCCCAGAACTGTTTGAGAGTCAACCAGACTTGTTGCACCAGTTGGTGACGCTCATGAACCCCAACACACTCATGGCTCATGGGGTCCCA GTTGTCCGAACCAACCAGTGTGCTGGAGAGTTTGTCATTACCTTCCCTAGAGCCTATCACAGTGGTTTCAACCAGGGCTATAACTTTGCTGAAGCAGTAAACTTCTGTACTGCTGACTGG ttGCCAGCTGGTCGTCAGTGCATTGAGCACTACCGCCGCCTCCGTAGATATTGTGTGTTCTCACATGAGGAGCTTATCTGTAAGATGGCTGCTTGCCCTGAGAAGCTGGACCTGAACTTAGCAGCTGCTGTGCACAAAGAGATGTTTATTCTGGTGCAAGAGGAGCGCAAATTGCGCAAGGCTCTTCTTGACAAG GGTATCACGGAGGCAGAGCGGGAGGCCTTTGAGCTGCTCCCAGATGATGAGCGCCAATGTGACAAGTGCAAGACAACCTGTTTCTTGTCAGCACTAGCTTGCTATGATTGTCCAGATTGTCTTGTCTGCCTCTACCACATCAATGACCTCTGCAAGTGCCCCAGCAGCAAACAGTACCTCAG GTATCGGTACACTCTGGATGAGCTCCCAGCCATGTTACACAAGCTGAAGGTTCGAGCAGAGTGCTTTGACATGTGGGCCAACAAGGTTCGAATTGCTTTGGAAGTCGAAGATGGACGCAAAAGAA CCTTGGAGGAATTGCGTGCCCTAGAGTCTGAGGCGCGTGAGAGGAAGTTTCCTGAGAATGAGCTCCTTCATCGACTCAAAAGCTGCTTGAGTGAAGCAGAGAAGTGTGTCTCAGAGGCCCTGGGTCTGATAAGCAGCCAAGAAACTGG GGAACCATCAGTCCATATGACAGTGGAAGAATTACGTGTTTTCCTAGAGCAAATGAGCAACTTGCCTTGTGTCATGCACCAAATCAAAGAAGTCCAG GGTGTGTTGGAGAAGGTGGAAGCTTTCCAAGCTGAGGTTCAGGAAGCTCTACAGGATCTCCCAGGCAACTCCCCAGAGCTGCACAGACTGCTGGCTCAGGGAACATGCCTAGGGGTGGAGGTGCCAGAGATGGAACTACTGGAGAGACAGGTGCAACAGGCTGTCTGGCTGGAGGAGGTCAAGCAGACTCTACGTTCACCCCAAGATAAAGTCACTCTATCTGTTATGAGAGCACTCATCACCTCTGGTTGTGGGGTTGCACCTAGCCTTGCTGTGGACAAAGCCATGGCTGAACTACAGGAGTTACTCACTATTGCCCAGCGTTGGGAGGAAAAAGCCCAGATGTGCCTGGAGGCCAG GCAGAAGCACCCACCAGCTACACTAGAGGCCATCATCAAAGAGGCAGAGAACATCCCAGTGCACCTTCCCAATATCCTGTCACTCAAGGAGGCTCTTTCTAAGGCACAGGCTTGGATTGCTGATGTTGAGGAGATCCAG AATGGAGATCATTATCCTTGCCTGGATGACCTGGAGGGGCTTGTAGCTGTGGGTAGGGATTTGCCGGTGCGTCTGGAGGAACTGCGTCACTTAGAAGTGCAAGTGGCTACTGCACATTCCTGGCGGGAAAAGGCCTCCAAAACCTTCCTCAAAAAGAATTCCTGTTACACGTTACTTGAG GTGCTGTGCCCATGTGCTGATGCCGACTCGGACAGTGTCAAACGCACCAAGTGGCAGCGGGAGAAGGAACCAGGCCTATACAAATCTGATACAGAAAGCCTGGGCCTCTCAGCACAAGACCTCAGGGACCCTGGCTCCGTT ATCTTGGCCTTCAAAGAAGGCGAGCAGAAGGAGAAAGCGGGGATCCTACGCCTACGTCAGTCAAATGCCCAGAAGCCTGTGCCATCAACGCACAGTCCTCCTGGGGGCCAGTACTGTGTATGTTCCCAGCCTCCAAGCCCTGCTATGCTGCAGTGTGAACTGTGTCAGGACTGGTTCCACACCACCTGTGTGACTTGGCCCCGCCTTGGCAACCCCCGCCCCTCTCCTGCATGGTGGGAATGGGAAGCAAAATTCCTCTGCCCACTCTGCCAGCGCTCTCGCCGGCCCCGCCTGGAGACGATCCTGGCTCTGCTTGTAGCCCTACAGAAGCTTCCTGTGCGACTGCCTGAGGGAGAAGCTCTACAGTGCTTGACAGAGCGAGCCATTACATGGCAGGACCGTGCCCGCCAGCTCCTAGCCTCCTCAGAAGTAGCAGCTGCCTTGGAGCGCCTGGCGGGGCTGCGGCAGCGACTGGTTGGAGATTCGGCCAAGGAGGCAGGTGCTCTCAAAGAGAGCAGCTGTAATGAACAGACCAAG GTTTCCTTGGAGAACGGAGACTCCACAGCTCCAGAAAAGAATGGCTCCTGTGCCTCAG ACCTGGAGACGCTCTGCTCTTACCTGCCACGGCTGCAGGGCCCTGTACTGGAGGTGACAGATGCCATTCGCCTACCCCTGGAGGAGCTGCTAATGGAGGGAGATCTTCTGGAGGTGACGCTAGATGAGAGCCAGAGCATTTGGCGCCTGCTGCAGGCTGCTTCTGTTCCCCAGCTCGACAAATTCCACCAACTGCTAGAT CTGGAGCAAGCAGAGCGGCGTGGCACCCGTGGGAGAAGCCGAGACTCTGAGCGAAGGCGGAAGCGGAAGACAGAGCGTGGCGACTATCCACCCTTGCCCAAGGAGGAATTAGAGCCAAAGAAGATCCGGGGGGCAGACCCAGCGCTGCCTCAGGGTGGGGCTCCCCCTGCAGCAGGCACAGATTGCAGCCACAATGGAGTTGGG CAGTTGTGA